One stretch of Nicotiana tabacum cultivar K326 chromosome 18, ASM71507v2, whole genome shotgun sequence DNA includes these proteins:
- the LOC107802977 gene encoding uncharacterized protein LOC107802977, with product MSNLSKLEFVTLDISRKNYLSWVLDAEIHLAAKGLGDTITQVKDPLELWTGMKERYDHLKATVFPRAQYEWMHLRLQDFKTQQYRERGFKKYSELISCLLVAEQHNTLLLKIHEARPTGSALLPKANMAARRDKSGKIE from the exons ATGTCGAATTTGTCAAAGCTTGAGTTTGTAACACTTGACATTTCTAGAAAGAATTACCTATCATGGGTTCTTGATGCTGAGATTCACTTAGCTGCTAAAGGCCTTGGTGACACCATTACTCAGG tgaaagatccacttgaattgtgGACTGGCATGAAGGAAAGGTATGATCACCTTAAGGCTACAGTATTTCCAAGGGCTCAATATGAGTGGATGCACTTACGGTTGCAAGATTTTAAGACC CAGCAATACCGTGAAAGGggttttaaaaagtattctgaattgATCTCATGCCTTCTGGTGGCTGAGCAACATAATACCCTTTTGCTGAAAATTCATGAAGCTCGTCCCACAGGGTCAGCTTTACTTCCTAAAGCGAATATGGCAGCTAGACGTGATAAGTCtggaaaaatagaataa